A portion of the Chondrinema litorale genome contains these proteins:
- a CDS encoding CTP synthase, with the protein MSKTKYIFVTGGVTSSLGKGIVSASLGKLLQARGYKVTIQKFDPYINIDPGTMNPYEHGECYVTDDGAETDLDLGHYERFLNTPTSQANNLTTGQIYYNVIKKEREGAYLGKTVQVIPHITDEIKNNFFALGETGKFDIVITEIGGCVGDIESLPFIEAVRQARWDLGDYNSIVIHLTLVPYLKSAGELKTKPTQHSVKQLSEAGVQPNILVCRAEYPIPMDIRKKIALFCNVNVNSVIQSIDADTIYDVPLLMKKEKLDEIVLEKLQLSTEPEPNLESWKGFLGKLKNPTTEVQIGLVGKYVELPDAYKSIVEALIHAGAVNECRVEVKWVHAEKYEGDTLKKQLDEVDAVLVAPGFGERGVEGKIEASCIARRTLKPFFGICLGLQCAVIGFAREVLKLKDAHSAEMNPNTTNPVIDIMEDQKNLTQMGGTMRLGSYNCKIKKNSLANEVYGKLEISERHRHRYEFNNQYLEQFEKAGMIASGINPESGLAEIMEIKNHPHFIGSQFHPELKSTVENPHPLFVSFVKAAIEYKAKK; encoded by the coding sequence ATGTCGAAAACTAAATATATTTTTGTTACAGGTGGTGTTACTTCCTCCTTAGGGAAAGGAATTGTTTCAGCATCACTAGGAAAACTATTACAAGCAAGAGGTTATAAGGTAACTATTCAAAAATTTGACCCTTACATTAACATCGATCCAGGTACAATGAATCCGTATGAACATGGAGAATGTTATGTAACTGATGATGGAGCAGAAACCGACCTTGACCTTGGTCATTACGAAAGATTTCTAAATACTCCTACTTCTCAAGCAAACAACCTTACAACAGGGCAGATATATTATAATGTAATCAAGAAGGAAAGAGAAGGTGCTTATTTAGGCAAGACCGTTCAGGTAATTCCACATATTACAGACGAAATTAAAAATAACTTTTTTGCACTAGGTGAAACTGGCAAATTTGATATTGTAATTACTGAGATTGGGGGTTGTGTAGGTGATATTGAGTCTCTACCTTTTATTGAAGCTGTTAGACAAGCACGTTGGGATCTAGGTGATTATAATTCAATTGTAATTCATCTTACATTAGTCCCTTACCTTAAATCTGCGGGTGAACTAAAAACAAAACCTACTCAGCACTCAGTAAAGCAATTATCTGAAGCTGGAGTACAGCCAAACATACTTGTTTGTAGAGCAGAATATCCAATTCCGATGGATATCAGAAAAAAGATTGCACTTTTCTGTAATGTGAATGTTAATTCTGTTATTCAGTCTATAGATGCAGATACAATCTACGATGTGCCTCTTTTAATGAAAAAAGAAAAGCTTGACGAGATTGTATTAGAAAAACTTCAATTAAGTACTGAACCTGAGCCAAACTTGGAATCATGGAAAGGATTTTTAGGAAAATTAAAAAACCCAACCACTGAAGTTCAAATAGGCTTAGTTGGTAAATATGTTGAGCTTCCAGATGCTTATAAATCTATTGTAGAAGCACTCATACACGCTGGAGCAGTTAACGAATGTAGAGTTGAAGTAAAGTGGGTTCACGCTGAAAAGTATGAAGGAGATACACTTAAAAAACAACTAGACGAAGTTGATGCAGTTTTAGTAGCTCCCGGTTTTGGAGAAAGAGGTGTAGAAGGTAAAATTGAAGCAAGTTGTATTGCCAGAAGAACATTAAAACCTTTCTTTGGCATTTGCTTAGGTTTACAATGTGCGGTAATAGGTTTTGCAAGAGAAGTTTTAAAACTGAAAGATGCACATTCTGCTGAAATGAATCCAAATACTACTAATCCAGTAATTGATATCATGGAAGACCAGAAAAACCTTACTCAAATGGGTGGTACAATGCGTCTTGGTTCTTACAACTGTAAGATTAAAAAGAACTCACTGGCAAATGAAGTATATGGCAAGCTAGAAATAAGTGAGAGACACAGACACAGATATGAATTTAACAATCAATATCTGGAGCAATTCGAAAAAGCAGGTATGATAGCCTCTGGGATTAATCCTGAATCTGGATTGGCAGAAATAATGGAAATTAAAAATCATCCACATTTTATAGGATCACAATTCCACCCTGAACTTAAGAGTACGGTAGAAAATCCACATCCTCTATTTGTATCTTTTGTAAAGGCGGCCATCGAATATAAGGCTAAAAAGTAA
- a CDS encoding DUF4286 family protein: MILYNVTVCVEEAVSGQWIKWMKEIHIPEMMNTGCFVEHKFLLLTNEIDGNSGITYGIQFWSKTQKHLDKYMTDFADELREKHNKKFINKFVAFRTILKEV, translated from the coding sequence ATGATATTATACAATGTAACTGTATGTGTAGAAGAAGCAGTAAGTGGGCAATGGATAAAGTGGATGAAAGAAATCCATATACCTGAAATGATGAATACAGGTTGTTTTGTTGAACACAAGTTTCTTTTATTGACTAATGAAATTGATGGCAATAGCGGAATTACTTATGGTATTCAGTTTTGGAGTAAAACTCAAAAACACTTAGATAAGTATATGACTGATTTTGCAGATGAATTAAGAGAAAAACACAACAAAAAGTTTATAAATAAATTTGTTGCTTTTCGAACAATTTTAAAAGAAGTATAA
- a CDS encoding sodium/proton-translocating pyrophosphatase, with translation MNEKAKVIAVFLLSLSFCLWIISDKSEILSNVFSIALLTGCFHQLTLNILGKLFSRIPDNKKFKVLLSPSQHYSAGKLMLTILQFLVLIMVLPLPIWNVENTLLLITAFLAGSTFAQIISDVFIKKPVSRFTSVQLDGERYEAFIATLISCIILGSGFLQLGNLDDNGNALNGLVLLPIIFSFINTCITYLFLCIQENKTSKNSNIGTYISLLAAGFNFYLIVKLVSILLPENFIFHGIEYNRVGIQHAMQFGLLAGLFAGLIVKLYYFTTDKYISFLLKQTSSNTLVNTFGRIIINGIIYLIPVISVFMALWYSFKLIGLYGLAISFLGMLSNVGLKLFIQHDKLEFRKTVRGFSQFQLIKLQLVSPDVVTYLQQLRQSLYFGNRKSASK, from the coding sequence ATGAATGAAAAAGCAAAAGTAATTGCAGTCTTTTTACTAAGTCTTAGCTTTTGTCTTTGGATAATATCAGATAAATCAGAAATACTAAGCAATGTTTTTAGCATTGCTCTTTTAACAGGTTGTTTTCATCAACTTACTTTAAATATTTTAGGGAAACTATTTTCTAGAATTCCAGATAATAAAAAATTTAAAGTGCTTTTAAGCCCTAGCCAACATTATAGTGCAGGTAAATTGATGCTTACAATACTTCAATTCTTAGTTCTAATAATGGTTCTACCATTACCGATCTGGAATGTTGAGAATACACTTTTATTAATTACAGCATTTTTAGCAGGAAGTACATTTGCTCAAATAATATCTGATGTATTTATAAAAAAGCCTGTAAGCAGATTTACAAGTGTACAGCTAGACGGAGAGAGATATGAAGCATTTATTGCAACACTCATTTCTTGTATTATTCTGGGAAGTGGCTTTTTACAATTAGGTAACCTAGACGACAACGGTAATGCTTTAAATGGCTTAGTCTTATTGCCTATTATATTCTCTTTTATAAATACTTGTATCACTTACTTGTTTTTATGCATTCAGGAGAATAAAACTTCTAAAAACAGTAATATAGGCACATATATATCTTTATTGGCTGCTGGCTTTAATTTCTATCTCATAGTTAAACTGGTAAGCATACTTCTTCCTGAAAACTTTATCTTTCATGGTATTGAGTATAACAGGGTTGGCATTCAACATGCCATGCAGTTTGGCTTATTAGCTGGTTTATTTGCGGGATTGATAGTAAAACTATATTATTTTACTACTGATAAGTATATCTCTTTTCTATTAAAGCAGACAAGTAGTAATACATTAGTTAATACATTCGGTAGAATTATTATTAATGGTATTATCTATCTTATTCCTGTTATATCTGTTTTTATGGCACTATGGTATAGTTTTAAGCTTATCGGACTTTATGGTTTAGCAATTTCATTTTTAGGAATGCTTAGTAATGTAGGCTTAAAATTATTTATACAACACGACAAATTAGAGTTTAGAAAAACTGTAAGAGGTTTCTCCCAGTTTCAGTTGATTAAACTTCAACTGGTTTCGCCAGATGTAGTAACTTATTTACAGCAACTAAGGCAATCTCTTTATTTTGGAAATAGAAAAAGTGCATCAAAATGA
- a CDS encoding aminopeptidase yields the protein MELLKQMCNIFAPAGDEGKMKSFILDYVNTHKKEWKAEPKIIEGDGFQDCIILVFGKPTTAIFAHMDSIAFTVKYDRELVKVGGPRIKHNYPLWGEDSQGPIECEMSVPEGSKKAYYKFDREIDRGTQLVFKSDFRTSDDFVQSCYLDNRLGCYNALKVAETLENGIICFSCYEETGGGSVGYLGKYIYETYGVRQALISDITWITDGVKHGKGVAISMRDRGIPRRSYLNKIIALAKESNIPFQLEVEDAGGSDGNQLQASPYPFDWCFIGAAEDNVHTPDEKVHKNDIQAMTDLYKYLMEKL from the coding sequence ATGGAGCTATTGAAGCAAATGTGTAACATCTTCGCACCAGCAGGAGATGAAGGAAAAATGAAATCTTTTATTCTTGATTATGTAAATACACATAAAAAAGAATGGAAAGCTGAGCCCAAAATCATAGAAGGTGATGGCTTTCAAGATTGTATTATTCTGGTATTTGGCAAACCTACCACTGCCATATTTGCCCACATGGACTCTATAGCATTTACTGTAAAATACGACAGAGAGTTAGTAAAAGTCGGAGGTCCTAGAATTAAACACAATTATCCGCTTTGGGGCGAAGACAGTCAGGGACCAATTGAATGTGAAATGAGTGTACCTGAAGGAAGCAAAAAAGCATATTATAAGTTTGATAGGGAAATTGACAGAGGAACGCAACTAGTATTTAAATCTGATTTTAGAACTAGTGATGATTTTGTTCAATCTTGCTATCTAGACAACAGACTTGGCTGTTACAATGCTTTAAAAGTTGCAGAAACGCTCGAAAACGGAATTATCTGTTTTTCTTGTTATGAAGAAACAGGTGGTGGAAGTGTAGGTTACTTGGGTAAATACATTTATGAAACTTATGGAGTAAGGCAAGCACTAATCTCAGATATCACATGGATTACAGATGGTGTAAAACACGGTAAAGGTGTTGCAATTTCTATGCGAGACAGAGGTATTCCAAGAAGGTCTTATTTAAACAAAATTATAGCTTTAGCTAAAGAGTCTAATATACCTTTTCAGTTAGAAGTTGAAGACGCTGGAGGAAGCGATGGTAACCAATTACAGGCTTCTCCCTACCCTTTTGACTGGTGTTTTATAGGTGCCGCTGAAGATAATGTTCACACTCCAGATGAAAAAGTACATAAAAATGACATCCAAGCAATGACAGATTTGTACAAATACCTCATGGAAAAATTATAA
- a CDS encoding alpha/beta fold hydrolase yields MQNISYNDSGDGYPIILLHGFCESKNIWEVFVAMFSIKYRVISIDLPGFGQSEMIDNREPSIELFSESVFSLLQELEIQECIMIGHSFGGYVTLSLAENHPEILGGFGLFHSTSYEDSPQKKENRDKAINFIQNHGTEKFVTNLFPALFSTKNTNKYKNQIEYFIRDASQTSEDAVIFTTKAMKNRPDRRHVLKEATCPVFFIVGKDDASLPLQQSLEECSLAKESLVFILENVGHMGMIEATQKCILQVGYFIEYCLNKKR; encoded by the coding sequence ATGCAAAACATTAGTTATAATGATTCAGGCGACGGTTATCCAATCATCTTACTTCATGGATTTTGTGAAAGTAAAAATATTTGGGAAGTCTTTGTTGCTATGTTTTCTATCAAATACAGAGTAATTAGTATCGATCTTCCTGGGTTTGGGCAGAGTGAAATGATTGACAACAGAGAACCGTCAATAGAATTATTCTCAGAATCTGTTTTCTCACTGTTACAAGAATTAGAGATACAAGAATGTATCATGATCGGGCATTCTTTTGGTGGTTATGTAACACTCTCTTTGGCAGAGAATCATCCAGAAATTTTAGGCGGTTTTGGACTGTTCCATTCAACAAGTTATGAAGATAGCCCACAAAAAAAGGAAAACAGAGACAAAGCAATTAACTTTATTCAAAACCATGGTACTGAAAAGTTTGTAACTAATTTATTTCCTGCTTTATTTTCGACCAAAAACACAAACAAATACAAAAACCAAATAGAATATTTTATTAGAGATGCCTCACAAACTTCAGAGGATGCAGTAATATTCACTACAAAAGCAATGAAAAACCGGCCAGACAGACGACATGTTTTAAAAGAAGCTACATGTCCGGTATTTTTTATTGTGGGAAAAGACGATGCTTCATTACCTTTACAGCAAAGTCTCGAAGAGTGTAGCTTAGCCAAAGAAAGTCTGGTTTTTATACTCGAAAATGTAGGACATATGGGAATGATCGAAGCCACTCAAAAATGTATTTTACAGGTCGGTTATTTTATTGAATATTGTTTAAATAAAAAAAGATAA
- a CDS encoding NRDE family protein: MCLIVFAWDFHEEYKLVLAANRDEEYKRKSMKATFWEDAPGVVAGRDLQAGGTWMGINENWKFSAITNFRNPKIIKPNAPTRGFLPLNYLRSVSDPLAYLKLLQQNDGEKYNGFNLLAGDQDGLFHYNNVYNKVAKVERGIHALSNATLDTSWPKVERAKAKLKRELSYGFDELSLLEMMYDIEKAADTDLPKTGVTLKWEKDLSPMFIKTPEYGTVSSSVLLIDRANRVTFAERTYSKATGICKDQTLKFELKVKD; encoded by the coding sequence ATGTGCCTGATAGTTTTTGCCTGGGATTTTCATGAAGAATATAAACTAGTTTTAGCAGCAAACAGAGATGAAGAGTATAAGCGAAAATCGATGAAGGCCACTTTTTGGGAAGATGCTCCAGGAGTAGTAGCTGGTAGAGATTTGCAAGCTGGCGGAACTTGGATGGGTATTAATGAAAACTGGAAATTTTCTGCCATTACAAACTTTAGAAATCCGAAAATAATTAAGCCCAATGCGCCTACAAGAGGATTTCTGCCTCTTAATTATTTAAGATCGGTTTCTGATCCATTAGCTTATTTAAAGCTACTACAGCAAAATGATGGTGAAAAATATAATGGTTTTAACTTACTGGCGGGTGATCAAGATGGCTTATTCCATTACAATAATGTATATAATAAAGTTGCGAAAGTAGAAAGAGGAATACATGCATTAAGTAATGCTACTTTAGATACTTCTTGGCCAAAAGTAGAAAGAGCTAAAGCAAAGCTAAAAAGAGAATTATCTTATGGCTTTGATGAGCTGAGTTTGCTTGAGATGATGTATGATATAGAGAAAGCTGCTGATACTGATTTACCAAAAACCGGAGTTACATTAAAATGGGAAAAAGACCTTTCTCCTATGTTTATTAAAACACCAGAATACGGTACAGTATCTTCATCTGTATTATTAATTGATAGAGCCAATAGAGTAACATTTGCAGAAAGAACCTATAGCAAAGCAACCGGAATCTGTAAAGATCAGACTTTAAAATTTGAACTGAAAGTTAAAGATTAA
- a CDS encoding HAD family hydrolase: MSKQLPILVFDKDGVITDSENFKLQTLEKILLEDYPAKEKEIVALNRSCQGMYRTIKIQKIFEEILDTRIDQNMLQDYLNEFVNILDHNIDKIELIPGVEECITQKPYLKYVSSAAPHEEVLQHLNYFNFTKCFEEIYASPDYTNKTIALNLIKEKHAAPIIFFGDSLSDYEHAINAKVHFVGVTYCSNVFDHLQNLNLIKDFSNIENDLASFGLL, from the coding sequence ATGAGTAAACAGCTACCTATTCTGGTATTTGACAAAGATGGAGTAATTACAGATTCAGAAAATTTCAAACTCCAAACACTCGAAAAAATTCTTTTAGAAGATTATCCAGCCAAAGAAAAGGAGATTGTCGCTTTAAATAGAAGCTGCCAAGGAATGTATCGAACAATTAAGATTCAAAAAATCTTTGAAGAGATATTAGATACACGAATTGATCAAAATATGCTGCAAGATTATTTGAATGAATTCGTAAACATACTGGATCACAATATCGATAAAATTGAACTGATCCCGGGAGTTGAAGAATGTATTACCCAAAAACCTTACTTAAAATACGTATCTTCTGCAGCACCACACGAAGAAGTACTTCAACATCTAAATTATTTTAATTTCACTAAGTGTTTTGAAGAGATCTATGCTTCGCCAGATTATACAAACAAGACCATTGCTCTAAACCTAATAAAAGAAAAACACGCTGCTCCTATCATTTTCTTTGGAGATTCTTTAAGCGATTACGAACATGCTATTAATGCAAAGGTACATTTTGTAGGTGTTACCTACTGTTCAAATGTTTTTGACCACTTACAGAATCTAAATTTGATTAAAGACTTTTCTAATATTGAAAATGATTTAGCTAGCTTCGGTTTGCTTTAA
- a CDS encoding NUDIX hydrolase N-terminal domain-containing protein, with protein sequence MQTNPKKISIIRMLDEFRSIAQTGINHTDGVYDKERYHGMLELLANEYADITNLEPEEIHKQFSKELGYITPKVGVNSIICNSKGEMLLEHRVDDDAWGLPGGWAEPGETPYNSMKREILEETGLNAHVKEIIHIFTRYPGEFGLPHTIYLILFYCEVEEGEITLSVESQDISFQKIDTIKEWHFNHQEMAEAGLKYWEKHIKKDE encoded by the coding sequence ATGCAGACAAATCCCAAAAAGATTAGTATTATCCGAATGTTGGATGAGTTCAGGTCTATTGCTCAAACCGGAATTAACCATACAGATGGTGTATATGACAAAGAGCGATACCATGGAATGCTCGAACTCCTTGCGAATGAATATGCAGACATTACTAATTTAGAACCAGAAGAAATCCACAAACAGTTCTCTAAAGAATTAGGTTACATCACGCCTAAAGTTGGTGTAAACTCAATCATTTGCAACTCAAAAGGAGAAATGTTGCTAGAACACAGAGTGGATGATGATGCATGGGGACTGCCTGGTGGTTGGGCAGAACCAGGAGAAACCCCTTATAACTCAATGAAGCGCGAAATTCTTGAAGAGACTGGTTTAAACGCTCATGTAAAAGAAATCATCCATATTTTCACCAGATATCCCGGTGAATTTGGACTCCCCCACACTATTTACCTAATATTATTTTATTGTGAAGTAGAAGAAGGAGAAATAACGTTATCAGTCGAGAGCCAAGACATTAGCTTTCAAAAGATTGATACTATTAAAGAATGGCACTTTAACCATCAAGAAATGGCTGAAGCAGGTTTAAAATATTGGGAAAAACACATCAAAAAAGATGAGTAA
- a CDS encoding iron-sulfur cluster repair di-iron protein, which yields MSIRNPDTYIKDLVAQNHHFASVLHFFGISFYRYPDNSLEEVCKIKGLDIQVVLNSLKNVLDKETTENQSALKDLPIEVILSYLKKTHKSFIRQKLPFISDMIKNISPEYFDLPDIAKDLKFIFPLFVEDFIKHIYEEEKIHFGYIERLNHALNFDINAYTLFNDLRENSITKILIEHKEEDDEMKGIRDLTNNYFLQEDSGLYTRTVYLELKNFEEDLKKHAYIENEILYPKAKGIEIKVSKRLHSFAKLN from the coding sequence ATGTCGATAAGAAACCCTGATACATATATTAAAGACCTAGTAGCTCAAAATCATCATTTTGCATCTGTTCTTCATTTCTTTGGAATCTCATTTTATAGATATCCAGATAACAGCCTTGAGGAAGTATGTAAAATAAAAGGCTTGGATATTCAAGTTGTGCTCAATAGTTTAAAAAATGTATTAGATAAGGAGACAACAGAGAATCAATCGGCATTAAAAGATTTACCCATAGAGGTTATTCTCTCCTATCTTAAAAAGACACACAAATCTTTTATTAGACAAAAACTTCCTTTTATCAGCGATATGATCAAAAACATCTCTCCAGAGTATTTTGATTTGCCTGATATAGCTAAAGACCTTAAGTTTATCTTCCCCCTATTTGTAGAAGACTTCATAAAACATATTTATGAAGAAGAAAAAATACATTTTGGTTATATAGAGAGACTTAACCATGCATTAAACTTTGATATAAATGCTTATACCTTGTTTAATGATTTAAGAGAAAACTCTATTACAAAAATATTAATAGAGCACAAGGAAGAAGATGATGAGATGAAAGGCATACGTGATTTAACCAATAATTATTTTTTGCAAGAAGATAGTGGCTTATATACACGTACAGTTTATCTCGAACTTAAAAACTTCGAAGAAGATTTAAAAAAACACGCCTACATTGAGAATGAAATTCTATACCCTAAAGCAAAAGGTATTGAAATTAAAGTAAGTAAAAGGCTACATTCGTTTGCCAAACTTAATTAA
- a CDS encoding trigger factor: MEITLDKHENAYGIIKLDLVADDYMPEVKKKIKDYSRKAVIKGFRPGKVPAGLINKMYGKQVKFETINDTINSSISKYIEDENLPVVFSPLLKSEPIAEESLNEDNHHLEFELFISPELDVVLDDTVQATVYKAEVSDEEVENTLNNLKKNYPNTENVEEIGEGDFIKGVFTSGEFEKESVLPLNQVEESARATFIGKKKDETITFDLRTAIPEDKQIKILFGLQNEEEAAELNGEFEFKVIEISRESEAEFNEEFFKKILGENEAEEIKDLDAFKAKIKSILNENNNPNAEYYSEKNIKKVILEKYDFDVNKEFVEKIYKINSQGSELSQEELDKNLPIFVDAVKWRVIGDLIAKKNDIKVEMDEVKKEAGNIVKQQFMGYNIPLDDSMLDSFAENYLKMEDGKNMEQTYDKVFQKKLFENIKSNINLEEVVLDEKQLKEMIEEERNSMMPNEQPQVEVSEAQATEVEETKSEE, from the coding sequence TTGGAAATTACACTGGATAAACACGAGAATGCTTATGGGATCATTAAACTTGATCTTGTTGCTGATGACTACATGCCAGAAGTAAAAAAGAAGATTAAGGACTATAGCAGGAAAGCGGTTATAAAAGGTTTCAGACCTGGAAAAGTTCCAGCAGGTCTTATCAACAAAATGTATGGTAAGCAAGTAAAGTTTGAAACGATCAATGACACTATTAACTCTTCTATAAGTAAATATATTGAAGACGAAAACTTACCAGTAGTTTTCTCTCCATTATTAAAAAGCGAGCCTATCGCAGAAGAATCTTTAAATGAAGACAATCATCATTTAGAATTCGAACTTTTTATCAGCCCTGAGCTTGATGTAGTTCTTGACGATACAGTTCAAGCTACTGTTTATAAAGCAGAGGTTTCTGATGAAGAAGTAGAAAACACCCTTAACAACTTAAAGAAAAACTATCCTAATACTGAAAATGTAGAGGAGATTGGTGAAGGTGACTTTATTAAAGGTGTTTTTACAAGTGGTGAATTCGAAAAAGAATCAGTTCTTCCTTTAAACCAAGTTGAAGAGAGCGCTAGAGCAACTTTTATTGGTAAAAAGAAAGACGAAACTATCACTTTCGATTTAAGAACTGCTATTCCAGAAGATAAGCAAATAAAAATTCTTTTTGGTTTACAAAACGAAGAAGAAGCTGCTGAACTTAACGGAGAGTTTGAATTTAAAGTAATTGAAATCTCAAGAGAATCTGAAGCTGAATTTAACGAAGAGTTTTTCAAAAAGATTCTTGGTGAGAATGAAGCAGAAGAGATTAAAGATTTAGATGCTTTTAAAGCAAAAATTAAATCTATCCTCAACGAAAACAACAATCCAAACGCAGAATACTATTCTGAAAAGAATATTAAAAAAGTGATTTTGGAGAAATACGACTTTGATGTAAACAAAGAATTCGTTGAGAAAATTTACAAAATCAACAGTCAGGGAAGTGAATTATCTCAAGAAGAACTTGATAAAAACCTTCCTATATTCGTAGATGCCGTTAAATGGAGAGTAATCGGTGATTTAATTGCGAAGAAAAACGATATTAAAGTGGAGATGGACGAAGTGAAGAAAGAAGCTGGAAATATCGTAAAACAGCAATTCATGGGCTACAACATTCCTTTAGACGATAGCATGCTCGACTCATTTGCTGAAAACTACCTGAAAATGGAGGATGGCAAAAACATGGAGCAAACCTACGATAAAGTTTTCCAGAAAAAGTTATTTGAAAATATAAAATCAAATATCAATCTTGAAGAGGTTGTTTTAGATGAAAAACAACTTAAGGAGATGATCGAGGAAGAAAGAAATAGTATGATGCCAAATGAACAACCTCAAGTTGAGGTTTCTGAAGCTCAGGCAACTGAAGTTGAAGAAACTAAAAGCGAGGAATAA